A genomic region of Thermodesulfitimonas autotrophica contains the following coding sequences:
- a CDS encoding GerMN domain-containing protein, whose amino-acid sequence MPRKKWTWFLAGACAAIVLALALFYSHSGQSSVKPPASPAKVPVAPATPEPAAGRKNPAPSPVKVILYFSDNQAMYLLPEERSLTPESKTLPEAVVQALIAGPRLPGRTRTIPEGTRLLSLEVAGGTATVNFSRELKTEHWGGSAGELMTVYSVVNTLARLPGISRVQFLLEGERIESLTGHMDLTQPLTPRWDLVKTAP is encoded by the coding sequence ATGCCCCGTAAAAAATGGACTTGGTTTCTCGCCGGCGCTTGCGCCGCTATAGTCCTGGCGCTTGCGCTCTTTTACTCCCACAGCGGCCAGAGCAGCGTAAAGCCTCCGGCGTCCCCAGCAAAGGTGCCCGTAGCGCCTGCCACTCCAGAACCCGCCGCAGGCCGCAAGAACCCCGCGCCCTCCCCCGTAAAGGTCATCCTCTACTTTAGCGATAACCAGGCTATGTATCTCCTTCCGGAAGAGCGCAGCCTCACGCCAGAGAGCAAAACCCTTCCGGAAGCGGTCGTCCAGGCGCTGATTGCGGGTCCCCGCCTGCCCGGCCGGACCAGAACCATTCCGGAGGGAACCAGGCTCCTGTCCCTCGAGGTGGCCGGCGGGACCGCCACCGTTAATTTTTCCCGGGAGCTTAAAACCGAGCATTGGGGCGGGTCGGCCGGCGAGTTGATGACCGTCTATTCGGTGGTCAACACCCTGGCCCGGCTACCGGGTATCTCCCGGGTTCAGTTTCTCCTTGAAGGGGAGAGGATCGAAAGCCTTACCGGCCACATGGACCTCACGCAGCCGCTCACACCCCGGTGGGACTTAGTGAAAACTGCACCCTGA
- the greA gene encoding transcription elongation factor GreA produces MKEKEVILTTEGLRRLEEELANLKSVRRREVAERIKQAIEFGDITDNSEYEDAKNEQAFIEGQIITLEKMLRNARVIDAAEVGTDVVGIGSTVLLQDLSDGKEYRYTIVGSAEADPAALRISNESPVGRALLGQPKGAVVDVEVPAGRLKFMIRDITR; encoded by the coding sequence TTGAAAGAAAAGGAAGTCATTCTGACCACCGAGGGACTGCGGCGACTCGAAGAGGAGCTGGCCAATCTGAAGTCTGTCCGGCGTCGGGAGGTGGCGGAGCGGATCAAGCAGGCGATTGAGTTTGGCGATATAACCGACAATTCGGAGTACGAGGACGCGAAAAACGAACAGGCCTTCATCGAGGGGCAGATCATCACCCTTGAAAAGATGCTGCGGAACGCGCGCGTCATAGACGCTGCGGAGGTCGGCACGGACGTGGTGGGCATCGGCTCTACCGTGTTGTTACAGGACCTTAGCGACGGCAAGGAGTACCGTTACACCATCGTCGGTTCGGCGGAGGCCGATCCCGCGGCCTTGCGGATCTCCAACGAGTCGCCGGTGGGGCGGGCATTGCTCGGGCAGCCCAAGGGGGCGGTAGTCGATGTGGAGGTTCCCGCCGGGCGGCTGAAGTTTATGATTCGCGACATCACGCGCTGA
- a CDS encoding GyrI-like domain-containing protein codes for MLGVWPATEVKQLPPVRVAYVVRQGPYDSLAEAFHELCARVKAQGMTVVGPPVLVYRSHPEGVPPAFREWELQLPVAGEATGGEENALPVKELPARVVVATGSRGGYTTVGGLLPALFQVAYSRGYRLAGPAEEVYPDDFSRVPLGEVLTEVRFPVAVR; via the coding sequence ATGTTAGGCGTGTGGCCGGCAACAGAAGTTAAGCAACTGCCCCCCGTCCGGGTGGCATACGTGGTCCGGCAGGGGCCTTACGACAGCCTGGCGGAGGCCTTTCACGAGCTCTGCGCCCGGGTCAAAGCGCAGGGTATGACGGTGGTGGGACCGCCAGTGCTTGTTTACCGCAGCCACCCGGAGGGAGTGCCACCGGCCTTTCGTGAGTGGGAGCTTCAGCTTCCGGTGGCGGGGGAAGCCACCGGCGGGGAGGAAAACGCCCTACCGGTTAAGGAGTTGCCGGCCAGGGTGGTCGTTGCTACGGGAAGCCGTGGCGGGTATACTACTGTGGGCGGGCTGTTGCCCGCTCTTTTTCAGGTGGCGTATAGCCGCGGTTACCGCCTGGCCGGGCCGGCGGAAGAGGTTTATCCGGACGATTTTTCGAGGGTACCGTTAGGGGAAGTGCTAACGGAGGTGCGCTTCCCGGTAGCGGTACGTTGA
- a CDS encoding NAD(P)H-binding protein, translating to MERFAFVIHPLDVRDVARKFPFTRFLPAALVERAIKLLPPLKVAHITGIRSPYAEAEGWFVSCPLTARQIMSLPAAYVTEKIVRAGRLAEELGAKILGLGAFTKVVGDAGVSIARRLRIPVTTGNSYTVATAVEGTREAARLMGHDLATATVVVVGATGAIGRVCAELLAREARDLTLVGRDEGKLELVADRILYRTGRAAKITTDIVQALREADVVITVTSAVDTVIEPEYLKPGAVVCDVARPRDVSRRVAVERPDVLVIEGGVVAVPGDVDFHLDFGFPPKTAYACMAETMILALERRYESFTLGRELSTEKVEEIAALAKKHGFKLAGFRSFERALDAAAIEKIKAAARRK from the coding sequence ATGGAACGTTTCGCCTTTGTCATTCACCCGCTCGACGTGAGGGACGTGGCCCGGAAATTTCCTTTTACGCGGTTTTTGCCGGCCGCATTGGTAGAGCGGGCGATAAAACTTCTGCCGCCGCTCAAAGTCGCCCACATTACCGGGATCCGCTCGCCTTACGCGGAGGCGGAGGGCTGGTTTGTCTCCTGTCCCCTCACCGCGCGGCAGATCATGAGCCTCCCCGCTGCCTACGTGACGGAGAAGATCGTCCGGGCGGGGCGGCTGGCCGAAGAATTAGGCGCGAAGATCCTGGGGCTGGGCGCCTTCACGAAAGTGGTGGGCGATGCGGGCGTGAGCATCGCCAGGCGCCTGCGGATTCCCGTTACCACCGGTAACAGCTACACGGTGGCGACGGCGGTTGAGGGAACCAGGGAAGCGGCGCGCTTGATGGGCCATGACCTGGCCACGGCAACAGTGGTGGTCGTCGGCGCTACGGGCGCGATTGGCCGGGTCTGCGCCGAACTTCTGGCGCGCGAAGCGCGGGACCTGACCCTGGTGGGCCGGGACGAAGGGAAATTAGAATTGGTGGCCGACCGTATCCTTTACCGGACGGGTCGGGCCGCAAAGATTACTACGGATATTGTGCAGGCCTTGCGGGAGGCAGACGTCGTTATCACGGTAACCAGCGCGGTGGATACAGTGATCGAGCCCGAATACCTGAAGCCCGGTGCGGTAGTCTGTGACGTGGCGCGGCCGCGCGACGTCTCCCGGCGCGTGGCCGTGGAGCGGCCAGACGTACTGGTTATCGAGGGCGGCGTGGTGGCGGTTCCTGGAGACGTTGATTTCCATTTGGATTTCGGCTTTCCGCCGAAGACCGCCTACGCCTGTATGGCGGAGACGATGATCCTGGCGCTGGAGCGTCGCTACGAATCTTTCACGTTGGGCCGGGAACTGAGCACGGAAAAGGTGGAGGAAATAGCGGCACTCGCCAAAAAGCACGGGTTCAAGCTCGCCGGCTTCCGGAGTTTTGAGCGCGCACTGGATGCGGCGGCCATTGAAAAAATAAAGGCGGCGGCGCGCCGAAAATAG
- a CDS encoding biotin--[acetyl-CoA-carboxylase] ligase: MSLREKLLARLLAAADFVSGAELSGALGVSRCAVWKHIEALRDEGYEIAGSPRRGYRLLKVPDALYPPLFSPLVRGKFGRPYHFYPVVSSTNDVAKELARQGAPEGALVVAEEQTGGRGRLGRAWHSPPGGLWFSLVLRPPVSPAATQSLPVLLSLAVTDGVAAFPLPSVEVKWPNDIVYQGKKVGGILVELGAEAEAVHFVVAGIGLNVNITSFPAPLEKTATSLQKIAGEALSRPQLLSAILAAAERYYSCWCREGFAPFREDYERRLCLLGREVEICCGGSVARGTVAGVDAEGRLVLVSPDGTKRRFVGGEVTFKQKPRQTLRPDEDKAEA, from the coding sequence GTGTCGTTGCGCGAGAAGCTGCTGGCCCGGTTGCTTGCGGCTGCGGACTTCGTGTCCGGAGCGGAACTGAGTGGCGCTCTCGGCGTTTCCCGGTGCGCGGTCTGGAAGCATATCGAGGCGTTGCGGGACGAGGGTTACGAAATCGCGGGGAGTCCCCGGCGCGGTTACCGGCTCTTAAAGGTGCCCGACGCGTTATACCCGCCGCTTTTTTCGCCCTTGGTGCGGGGGAAGTTTGGCCGGCCCTACCATTTCTACCCCGTAGTTTCCTCCACGAATGATGTCGCCAAAGAGCTTGCCCGCCAGGGTGCTCCGGAGGGTGCGCTGGTTGTCGCTGAGGAGCAGACCGGCGGTCGGGGCCGGCTGGGCCGGGCGTGGCACTCTCCTCCCGGCGGCCTCTGGTTTTCTCTCGTCCTCCGCCCACCCGTTTCGCCGGCGGCGACACAGAGTCTGCCGGTTTTGCTCTCGCTGGCCGTTACCGACGGAGTCGCGGCTTTTCCGCTTCCGTCAGTCGAAGTGAAGTGGCCGAACGACATTGTGTACCAAGGAAAAAAGGTCGGGGGTATCCTGGTGGAACTCGGGGCGGAGGCGGAGGCAGTGCACTTTGTTGTTGCGGGCATCGGGCTTAACGTAAATATAACCTCCTTTCCCGCGCCGCTCGAAAAGACGGCGACTTCACTCCAAAAGATTGCTGGGGAGGCGCTGAGCCGCCCGCAGCTCCTGTCAGCCATTCTTGCCGCCGCTGAGCGGTACTACAGCTGCTGGTGCCGGGAAGGGTTTGCTCCCTTCCGGGAGGACTACGAGCGCCGCCTTTGCCTCCTGGGGCGCGAAGTGGAAATCTGCTGCGGCGGCAGTGTAGCCCGGGGCACGGTTGCCGGGGTTGACGCCGAAGGGCGTCTCGTCCTCGTCTCTCCGGACGGGACGAAACGGCGCTTCGTGGGGGGCGAGGTTACTTTCAAGCAGAAGCCGCGGCAGACCTTAAGGCCAGACGAGGATAAGGCTGAAGCGTAA
- the secA gene encoding preprotein translocase subunit SecA, with protein sequence MIKILSNLLDDNAKEIKRLRRKVAEINALEPAVQALSDGDLAAKTAEFKNRLARGESLDDLLPEAFAVVREAARRVLGMRHFDVQLMGGIVLHQGRIAEMKTGEGKTLVATLPAYLNALTGKGVHIVTVNDYLARRDAEWMGSIYRFLGLSVGVIVHGLDWSARKRAYNADVTYGTNNEFGFDYLRDNMALSPDEVVQRELNYAIVDEVDSILIDEARTPLIISGPSTKPTDLYYTFARLVPRLEAGKDYVVDEKAHTVSPTEAGVAKIEKWLKVDNLCDEKNIELMHHFRQALKAHALMKRDRDYVVKDGQVIIVDEFTGRLMFGRRYSDGLHQAIEAKEGVKIERESQTLATITFQNYFRMYKKLAGMTGTAATEEEEFRKIYGIDVVVIPTHKPMIRQDLPDMVFKTERAKFAAVVEEIARRHATGQPVLVGTISIEKSELISEMLKKRGIPHNVLNAKHHEKEAEIVAQAGRLGAVTIATNMAGRGTDILLGGNPVFMAKEEMRRRGYSPAVIAEAAEYGEPSSPEVAEARRVFREILAAKTKITEAEREKVVALGGLHIIGTERHESRRIDNQLRGRCGRQGDPGSTQFFCSLEDDLLRLFGGETIANLATKLGVEENVPIQHALVTRSLETAQKRVENRNFSIRKQVLEYDDVMNQQREVIYGQRRQVLMEENLREIITKMIEEVVARTVATYCPEGVHQEEWDLNGLANYAAQVFLPDGIDPAELAGKRRDEIKALLLERAEAFYDAREKELGAPAMREIERWILLRVVDEKWMDHLDAMEQLREGIGLRAYGQRDPLIEYKFESYEMFQNMVASIQEDAIRYLFRVRVAAAPERRQMVENRQSEDNGGRTVRREQKVGRNDPCPCGSGKKYKKCCGRQVSAG encoded by the coding sequence CTGATTAAGATATTATCTAACCTTTTGGACGACAACGCCAAAGAGATCAAAAGGCTGCGGCGAAAGGTTGCCGAGATTAACGCGCTTGAGCCTGCGGTTCAGGCGCTTTCTGACGGTGACTTGGCCGCCAAGACCGCCGAGTTTAAAAACCGCCTGGCGCGGGGCGAGAGCTTGGACGACCTTTTGCCCGAGGCTTTCGCCGTTGTCCGCGAGGCGGCGCGGCGGGTGCTCGGCATGCGCCACTTCGACGTGCAGCTCATGGGCGGCATTGTGCTCCATCAGGGCCGCATCGCGGAGATGAAGACCGGCGAAGGAAAGACTCTGGTGGCGACCCTACCCGCCTATCTCAACGCGCTTACCGGCAAAGGTGTCCACATTGTCACCGTTAACGATTACCTGGCCCGGCGGGACGCGGAATGGATGGGCTCGATTTACCGTTTTCTGGGGCTGAGCGTGGGGGTTATCGTCCACGGCCTCGACTGGAGCGCCCGGAAGAGGGCTTACAACGCCGACGTGACTTACGGCACTAATAACGAATTCGGTTTCGATTACCTCCGCGATAACATGGCCCTAAGCCCTGACGAAGTGGTGCAGCGGGAGCTCAACTACGCCATTGTCGACGAGGTGGACTCGATCCTCATCGACGAGGCGCGGACGCCGCTCATCATTTCGGGGCCTTCGACGAAGCCGACGGACCTTTACTACACCTTTGCCCGCCTTGTGCCGCGCCTGGAGGCGGGTAAGGACTACGTGGTGGACGAAAAGGCGCATACGGTTTCGCCCACGGAGGCGGGCGTGGCTAAGATAGAGAAGTGGCTGAAGGTCGACAACCTCTGCGACGAGAAGAACATTGAGCTGATGCACCACTTCCGGCAGGCGCTCAAGGCCCACGCCCTCATGAAGCGCGACCGGGACTACGTGGTAAAGGACGGCCAAGTGATCATTGTTGACGAATTCACCGGGCGCCTCATGTTCGGCCGCCGGTACAGCGACGGGCTCCACCAGGCAATCGAGGCTAAGGAAGGCGTCAAAATCGAGCGCGAGTCGCAGACGCTGGCCACGATCACCTTCCAGAACTACTTCCGGATGTACAAAAAACTGGCCGGGATGACGGGCACTGCGGCCACCGAGGAGGAGGAGTTCCGGAAGATTTACGGAATCGACGTGGTGGTTATCCCCACCCATAAGCCGATGATCCGGCAAGACCTGCCGGACATGGTCTTCAAAACGGAGCGGGCTAAATTCGCGGCGGTGGTGGAGGAGATCGCCCGGCGCCACGCCACCGGACAACCGGTGCTGGTGGGCACAATCTCGATCGAAAAGTCGGAGCTCATCAGCGAGATGCTGAAAAAGCGGGGCATCCCCCACAATGTGCTCAACGCCAAGCACCACGAAAAAGAAGCCGAAATCGTAGCTCAGGCCGGACGGCTCGGTGCGGTAACGATTGCTACCAACATGGCTGGCCGGGGAACAGACATCCTGCTTGGCGGCAACCCTGTTTTTATGGCGAAGGAGGAGATGCGCCGGCGGGGCTATTCTCCAGCGGTGATTGCCGAAGCTGCGGAATACGGGGAACCCTCCAGCCCCGAGGTGGCGGAGGCGCGGCGGGTTTTTCGGGAGATTTTAGCCGCGAAGACCAAAATCACGGAGGCCGAGCGGGAAAAAGTAGTGGCCCTTGGCGGGCTCCACATCATCGGCACCGAACGGCACGAGAGCCGGCGGATTGACAACCAGCTCCGCGGGCGTTGTGGCCGGCAGGGCGACCCGGGTTCCACGCAGTTTTTCTGCTCGCTCGAGGACGACCTGCTGCGCCTCTTTGGTGGCGAAACAATCGCGAACCTCGCGACAAAATTGGGCGTCGAAGAAAACGTTCCGATCCAGCACGCGCTGGTGACCCGCTCGCTCGAAACGGCGCAAAAACGGGTGGAAAACCGTAACTTCTCCATCCGGAAGCAGGTGCTCGAATACGACGACGTCATGAATCAGCAACGGGAGGTCATTTACGGGCAGCGGCGCCAGGTGCTGATGGAGGAGAACCTGCGGGAGATTATTACCAAGATGATTGAAGAGGTTGTTGCCCGGACGGTGGCCACTTACTGCCCGGAAGGCGTGCACCAGGAGGAGTGGGACCTGAACGGGTTAGCGAACTACGCGGCGCAAGTCTTCCTGCCCGACGGTATCGACCCGGCGGAACTGGCCGGAAAGCGACGGGACGAGATCAAGGCGTTGCTTTTAGAGCGAGCCGAGGCCTTCTATGACGCTCGGGAGAAGGAGCTCGGCGCACCGGCGATGCGGGAGATAGAGCGGTGGATCCTGCTCCGCGTGGTGGACGAAAAGTGGATGGACCACCTGGACGCGATGGAGCAGTTGCGCGAGGGGATCGGGCTCCGGGCCTATGGCCAGCGCGATCCCCTCATCGAGTACAAGTTTGAGAGCTACGAGATGTTTCAGAACATGGTAGCCTCTATTCAGGAGGACGCCATCCGCTACCTTTTCCGGGTGCGGGTGGCGGCAGCACCGGAGCGGCGGCAAATGGTGGAAAACAGGCAATCCGAAGATAATGGCGGCCGGACGGTGCGGCGCGAGCAGAAGGTAGGGCGCAACGACCCGTGCCCGTGCGGCAGCGGGAAGAAGTACAAGAAGTGCTGTGGCCGCCAGGTATCTGCCGGGTAG
- a CDS encoding cold shock domain-containing protein → MQGRVKWFSKEKGYGFIERMDGRGDVFVHYSAIQERGFKALEEGQEVEFEIVDGPRGPQAANVVKL, encoded by the coding sequence ATGCAAGGTCGAGTCAAGTGGTTCAGCAAGGAGAAAGGTTACGGGTTCATCGAGCGGATGGACGGCAGGGGGGACGTTTTCGTGCACTACTCTGCCATTCAGGAGCGAGGGTTCAAGGCGTTGGAGGAAGGGCAGGAGGTTGAGTTCGAGATCGTCGATGGTCCGCGGGGGCCGCAGGCGGCAAACGTGGTGAAGTTGTAA
- the dusB gene encoding tRNA dihydrouridine synthase DusB produces MSATSRFSALLGAGFPVVSAPMAGVSDKAFRVIACDHGARLAWTEMIAAAALARNPALTEELLDLRGEDRTVVQLFGAEPEEMAVAAALAAGAGAAAIDINMGCPVDRVVGSGAGAALMLRPERAAALVAAVKKAVAVPVTVKMRRGWDEHSPDAVMVAEAVVAAGADAVIVHGRYRSQFFSGRADWGIIAAVKRAVAVPVIGNGDVRSAEDAAQLFATTGCDAVMIGRAARGNPWLFTACQKFLQEKRLLPPPGPEERVATALKHCSLLERFEGARALVKMKRQADWYTRGLPGAARLRESLYRAESAAEIKLLLVEFLTCS; encoded by the coding sequence ATGAGCGCAACCAGCAGGTTTAGCGCCCTCCTCGGTGCGGGTTTTCCCGTAGTGAGTGCGCCGATGGCCGGAGTCAGTGATAAAGCCTTTCGGGTGATTGCCTGCGACCATGGGGCCCGGCTGGCGTGGACCGAAATGATTGCTGCCGCCGCGCTGGCTAGAAATCCTGCGCTAACAGAGGAACTTCTTGATCTAAGAGGCGAAGATAGGACGGTGGTGCAGCTCTTCGGGGCTGAACCGGAGGAGATGGCGGTGGCCGCGGCGTTGGCGGCGGGCGCTGGGGCTGCGGCGATCGACATTAACATGGGGTGTCCGGTAGATAGGGTAGTGGGGAGCGGCGCCGGTGCGGCACTGATGCTAAGGCCGGAGCGTGCCGCCGCTCTTGTCGCCGCGGTCAAGAAGGCGGTGGCGGTACCGGTAACGGTAAAGATGCGGCGGGGCTGGGACGAGCATTCGCCCGACGCCGTTATGGTGGCTGAGGCGGTAGTGGCCGCTGGCGCGGATGCGGTAATTGTCCACGGGCGGTACCGCAGCCAGTTTTTTTCCGGAAGGGCCGATTGGGGCATCATCGCGGCGGTGAAGCGGGCGGTGGCGGTACCGGTCATCGGCAACGGTGATGTGCGCTCAGCCGAGGACGCGGCCCAGCTTTTTGCTACCACCGGCTGTGATGCGGTGATGATCGGGCGGGCGGCCCGGGGTAATCCGTGGTTGTTTACCGCCTGCCAGAAATTCCTGCAAGAGAAGCGGCTTTTGCCGCCGCCGGGACCGGAAGAGCGGGTGGCAACAGCACTCAAACACTGCTCGCTTTTAGAGCGTTTTGAGGGGGCGCGGGCGCTAGTCAAGATGAAGCGCCAGGCCGACTGGTACACGCGGGGCTTACCGGGCGCCGCGCGGTTGCGGGAGTCGCTTTACCGGGCGGAAAGCGCGGCAGAGATAAAGTTGCTTCTGGTGGAGTTTTTGACTTGTTCCTGA
- a CDS encoding type III pantothenate kinase produces MLLVIDIGNTNISVGVFRGEELAAAWRLATRREQTADEMGLLLRQFLREEALTPAEVTGIVACSVVPPLNPAVEKACWRYFGRQTFWVGPGTRTGVPVKTENPREVGADRVVNAAAGYALYGGPLIVVDFGTATTFDVVSAKGEYIGGVIAPGVGISCEALFSRAAKLPRVDLVPPPTVIGRNTVHSMQAGIVFGFVGLVDEIVCRIRAELKEEARVVATGGLADLVARESRTIQKIDPYLTLTGLRLIYERNQQV; encoded by the coding sequence ATGCTGCTGGTGATAGATATCGGTAACACCAACATCTCAGTCGGTGTCTTCCGGGGCGAGGAGCTTGCGGCGGCCTGGCGCCTCGCAACTAGGCGAGAGCAGACCGCTGACGAAATGGGTCTGCTACTCCGGCAGTTCCTCCGCGAAGAGGCGCTGACTCCCGCAGAAGTAACCGGCATTGTGGCCTGTTCGGTGGTGCCGCCACTCAATCCTGCGGTTGAGAAGGCCTGCTGGCGTTATTTCGGGCGGCAGACCTTCTGGGTGGGGCCGGGGACCCGCACGGGCGTTCCGGTGAAGACCGAGAACCCGCGGGAAGTAGGGGCCGACCGCGTAGTGAACGCTGCTGCCGGTTACGCGCTGTACGGGGGGCCGCTTATCGTGGTTGACTTTGGCACGGCAACCACCTTCGACGTTGTCTCCGCCAAAGGAGAATACATAGGCGGCGTTATTGCGCCCGGAGTGGGCATCTCTTGCGAAGCACTTTTCAGCCGGGCGGCCAAGTTACCGCGGGTGGACCTCGTTCCGCCGCCAACGGTTATCGGCCGGAACACCGTGCACAGCATGCAGGCCGGAATTGTTTTTGGCTTTGTCGGGCTGGTGGACGAGATCGTCTGCCGCATCCGGGCAGAACTCAAGGAAGAGGCGCGGGTAGTAGCTACAGGTGGACTGGCGGACCTTGTTGCCCGGGAGAGCCGGACGATTCAAAAAATCGACCCGTATCTCACTCTTACCGGCCTCCGCCTGATTTATGAGCGCAACCAGCAGGTTTAG
- the hpf gene encoding ribosome hibernation-promoting factor, HPF/YfiA family, with amino-acid sequence MQVVVRGKNIKVTDALRGYVEKRLAKLDRFFNGLSEAQVALSVERGNHRVEVTIPVNGMILRGEEATHDMYAAVDLVVEKLEKQIERYKSRFNRRARVGNVPVAEVAAPEPLEDTEKNEVVRVKRFAIKPMNIDEAIMQMNLLGHNFFVFRNAETEAVCVLYRRKDGNYGLIEPED; translated from the coding sequence ATGCAGGTGGTCGTGCGGGGGAAGAACATCAAGGTAACGGATGCACTACGGGGCTACGTCGAAAAGAGGCTCGCGAAACTCGACCGGTTTTTTAACGGCCTTTCGGAGGCCCAGGTTGCGCTCTCGGTGGAGCGGGGGAATCACCGGGTAGAGGTGACGATTCCGGTCAACGGGATGATTCTGCGGGGCGAGGAAGCCACCCACGATATGTACGCGGCGGTCGACCTGGTGGTGGAAAAGTTAGAAAAGCAGATCGAGCGCTATAAGAGCCGGTTCAACCGGCGGGCGCGCGTGGGCAACGTTCCGGTAGCGGAAGTTGCCGCTCCGGAGCCGTTAGAAGATACGGAGAAGAATGAGGTAGTGCGCGTAAAGCGCTTCGCGATTAAGCCGATGAATATAGATGAAGCGATAATGCAAATGAACTTGCTCGGGCACAACTTTTTCGTCTTCCGGAACGCGGAGACGGAGGCTGTCTGCGTCCTGTACCGGAGGAAGGACGGCAACTACGGTCTGATTGAGCCGGAAGACTGA
- the lysS gene encoding lysine--tRNA ligase — protein sequence MPVTEHVQNPEAELDELLRIRREKLREVRDAGVEPYGRRFERTHSAAEIKSGFEQFEGKEVTIAGRLMAKRGHGKAAFGDLQDFSGRIQIHVRQDEVGPEAYQLFKKIDIGDILGVRGTVFRTRTGEITVGVKELTLLAKSLRPLPEKWHGLRDVELRSRQRYLDLIVNPEVRQTFILRSKIIREIRRFLDDRGFLEVETPMMQPIAGGAAARPFITYHNALDLKLYLRIAPELYLKRLLVGGFEKVYEINRNFRNEGLSTRHNPEFTMLELYQAYADYTDMMALTEELISSVARTVLGTEEIRYGEAVINLRPPWPRRTFLDAVKERSGVDFGGLDAAAAREAARRLGVEVAENALWGEAVNAVFEELVEPELIQPTFIIDYPVDISPLAKRKEDDPRLTYRFELFIAGREIANAFSELNDPLDQRERFLKQIEKRQAGDEEAHMFDADYVTALEYGMPPAGGLGIGIDRLVMLLTNAASIREVILFPLHRPRD from the coding sequence TTGCCGGTGACGGAACACGTGCAAAATCCTGAAGCCGAGCTGGACGAGCTGCTGCGCATCCGGCGGGAAAAGCTGCGCGAGGTGCGGGACGCAGGGGTTGAGCCCTACGGCAGGCGCTTTGAGCGGACGCACAGCGCGGCCGAAATCAAGAGCGGCTTTGAACAATTCGAAGGGAAAGAGGTTACCATTGCCGGGAGGCTGATGGCCAAGCGGGGTCACGGCAAGGCCGCGTTCGGCGACTTGCAGGACTTCTCCGGCCGTATCCAGATTCACGTCCGCCAGGACGAAGTAGGGCCAGAGGCTTACCAACTCTTCAAAAAGATAGATATCGGCGACATCCTTGGGGTGCGCGGCACCGTTTTTCGCACCAGGACGGGAGAGATAACCGTAGGGGTAAAGGAATTGACGCTCCTCGCGAAGTCCCTGCGCCCTCTCCCGGAGAAATGGCACGGTTTGCGGGATGTAGAACTCAGGTCCCGGCAGCGCTACCTGGACCTGATCGTCAACCCGGAGGTACGCCAGACCTTTATCCTGCGGAGCAAGATCATCCGGGAGATCCGCCGGTTTTTAGACGACCGTGGCTTTCTCGAAGTCGAAACGCCGATGATGCAGCCTATTGCCGGGGGTGCAGCGGCACGCCCCTTCATCACCTACCACAACGCCCTCGATCTCAAGCTTTACCTGCGGATTGCCCCGGAGCTATATCTCAAGCGCCTGTTAGTGGGCGGTTTTGAGAAGGTTTACGAAATAAACCGCAATTTCCGGAACGAAGGGTTATCCACCAGGCATAATCCGGAGTTTACCATGCTCGAGCTCTACCAGGCTTACGCCGATTACACCGACATGATGGCGCTCACGGAAGAACTGATCAGTTCGGTGGCCCGGACGGTCCTGGGGACGGAAGAGATAAGGTACGGCGAGGCGGTTATCAACTTGAGACCCCCCTGGCCCCGGCGCACCTTTCTCGACGCGGTAAAGGAGAGAAGCGGTGTTGATTTCGGCGGGCTGGACGCGGCGGCGGCGCGCGAGGCGGCCAGACGGTTAGGGGTAGAGGTTGCGGAAAACGCCCTCTGGGGCGAGGCGGTTAACGCTGTCTTTGAGGAATTAGTGGAACCGGAGCTTATCCAGCCTACCTTCATCATCGATTACCCGGTGGATATTTCGCCCCTCGCCAAAAGAAAGGAAGATGATCCGCGCCTCACCTACCGGTTTGAGCTCTTCATCGCCGGGCGGGAGATAGCGAATGCCTTTTCGGAGCTGAACGACCCGCTCGACCAGCGGGAACGCTTTTTAAAGCAGATAGAGAAGCGACAGGCTGGCGACGAAGAAGCCCATATGTTCGACGCGGACTACGTGACGGCGCTGGAATACGGGATGCCGCCGGCGGGGGGACTGGGGATCGGCATCGACCGTCTGGTGATGCTCCTGACTAACGCCGCCTCGATCCGGGAGGTCATCCTCTTCCCGCTGCACCGGCCGCGGGATTAA